The following is a genomic window from Flavobacteriales bacterium.
TGCGGTGCACCAGTTCCTTGGCCAGGGCCTCGCGGTACAGCTGGCCACCGCCGATGATGAAGGCCTCGGGTTCGCCCAACGCGCGTGCATGGTCCAGTGCGGCCTCCAGGCTGTCCACCACCACGGCGCCGGGCGCGTTGTAGGCGGGGTTGCGGGTCACCACGATGTTGGTGCGGTGCTTCAGGGGGCGGTAGCGCACGGGGATGCTCTCCCAGTTCAGGCGTCCGGTGATGACACAGTGGCCGCGCGTGGTGCGCTGGAAGAAGGCCATGTCATCCGGCAGGTGCCAGGGCAGGTCACCATCCCGGCCGATGACCCCGTTCGCGCTGACGGCGGCGATGGCGCTGACGATCATACGGCGACCTCGGCCTTGATGTGCGGGTGCGGGTCGTAGTCCTTCAGCGTGAAGTGCTCGAAGCGGAAGGCGAAGAGGTCGGTCACGGCGGGGTCCAGCTCCATGCGGGGCA
Proteins encoded in this region:
- a CDS encoding dihydrofolate reductase — encoded protein: MIVSAIAAVSANGVIGRDGDLPWHLPDDMAFFQRTTRGHCVITGRLNWESIPVRYRPLKHRTNIVVTRNPAYNAPGAVVVDSLEAALDHARALGEPEAFIIGGGQLYREALAKELVHRIYLTRVHAEIEGDTHFPMLDAGWREVWREEHPADHHHAHPFTFLRLEREEQPA